Proteins found in one Takifugu rubripes chromosome 15, fTakRub1.2, whole genome shotgun sequence genomic segment:
- the rap1gap2b gene encoding rap1 GTPase-activating protein 2b isoform X5, with product MLRRKRSVSFGGFGWIDKSTVSALRARKQELLAISNVPIADCPPSPPRTAPPTMKSANFFDTMERMEQVPEAAEMRTVPQRQKDDYIPYPRIEEVLERGGPYPQVILPEFGGYWIEDPEAPPPTPPPTSTEIKEGEEKEGELRREDEQLLEDYGYQLEEISEAVRAYRKHFLGREHLNFSCTSSGLGNLLLSVRHEEEKEQESLHVIIRSRSKSVYHRLSLTELPDIPSVPELAKLLCEEAVGLRFSPVLYPKASQLIVNYDEHEVNNTFKFGVIYQRFGQVSEEELFSNNEETPGFQDFLQLLGDTVELQDFKGFRGGLDVSHGQTGSQSVYTLHRQQEIMFHVSTKLPFTEGDAQQLQRKRHIGNDIVAVVFQEEATPFVPDMIASNFLHAFILVQVEEPCSDSTSYKVSVTAREDVPLFGPPLPNPAVFRKGREFREFLLTKLINAELASYKSDRFARLEERTRAALLDSLHDDLQRRSQCMLGLTSEEEGRAENGHAHGGLLESIKRAMRGRSVSMETMSRGGANLPTSLSGGGLAHISAEFNVKSPVKRRSGLFPRLLSVDSQTDRHNPKSLLSEQRSFDSCHQTLEVKSEVPSNPSSPEVGQRDRIHTKKESGKISRSTSSSCSFSVPGDDTHLVTVTEESQSQLNVCRSPTELKNKNSPRSNLKFRFDKLSHSAAVSQGH from the exons CAGGTGCCAGAAGCTGCTGAGATGAGGACAGTCCCTCAAAGACAGAAG GATGATTATATTCCTTATCCAAGGATTGAGGAG gtgctAGAGCGAGGCGGACCATATCCTCAGGTCATCCTACCTGAGTTTGGTGGGTACTGGATCGAGGATCCTGAggctcctccccccacacctcctcccacctccacgGAAAtcaaagagggggaggagaaagaaggagaaCTGAGAAGAGAAGATGAACAGCTACTAGAGGATTATGGCTATCAGTTGGAGGAGATTAGCGAGGCTGTGCGAGCGTACAGAAAGCACTTCTTAGGCAGG gaACATTTAAACTTCTCTTGCACATCTAGTGGTCTGGGAAACCTGCTGTTGTCTGTGAGGcatgaagaggagaaggagcaggagtcTCTCCACGTCATTATTAG GTCTCGTTCGAAAAGTGTCTACCACAGATTGTCATTAACAGAGTTGCCTGACATTCCCAGTGTGCCAGAATTAGCTAAG TTGCTTTGTGAAGAAGCTGTGGGTCTGCGTTTCAGTCCTGTCCTCTACCCAAAG GCATCTCAGCTAATAGTGAACTACGATGAGCACGAGGTCAACAACACCTTCAAATTTGGGGTCATTTACCAAAGATTTGGTCAG GTGTCTGAAGAAGAGCTGTTCAGTAACAATGAAGAAACGCCTGGTTTCCAGGACTTCCTGCAGCTGTTGGGAGACAcggtggagctgcaggacttCAAGGG TTTTCGAGGAGGTCTGGATGTGTCACATGGTCAAACTGGTTCCCAGTCTGTCTACACCCTGCACAGACAGCAGGAGATCATGTTCCACGTGTCTACCAAGCTGCCCTTCACTGAGGGAGATGCACAGCAG ctgcagaggaaacggCACATAGGAAATGATATCGTAGCAGTTGTGTTCCAGGAAGAGGCCACACCTTTTGTCCCTGACATGATCGCTTCCAACTTCTTACATGCCTTCATCCTCGTGCAAGTGGAAGAGCCCTGTTCAGACAGCACCAGCTACAAG GTGTCGGTCACAGCACGGGAAGATGTGCCTCTGTTTGGACCACCTCTTCCAAATCCAGCTGTTTTTAGAAAG GGTCGGGAATTCAGAGAGTTTCTTCTGACTAAACTAATCAACGCAGAGCTCGCCTCTTACAAGAGTGACCGCTTCGCTCGGCTAGAG gaacgTACCCGAGCTGCCCTGCTGGACAGCCTCCATGACGACCTGCAGAGACGTtcccagtgcatgctgggattgacatcagaggaggaggggcgggCAGAGAATGGACATGCACATGGAGGTCTGCTGGAATCCATTAAG AGGGCCATGCGGGGGCGGAgcgtctccatggagaccatGTCACGGGGTGGAGCCAATCTGCCCACCAGTCTCAGTGGGGGGGGTCTGGCCCATATTAGTGCTGAG TTCAATGTCAAGTCCCCTGTAAAGAGACGTTCGGGGCTGTTTCCCCGTCTCCTGAGTGTTGACAgtcaaacagacagacacaaccccAAGAG ccTACTCAGTGAGCAGAGGAGTTTTGACTCCTGCCACCAGACCTTGGAGGTGAAGTCAGAGGTGCCGTCCAATCCCAGCTCTCCAGAGGTGGGACAACGGGACAG GATCCACACGAAGAAGGAGAGCGGCAAAATTTCCAGATCGActtccagcagctgcagtttcAGTGTCCCTGGTGACGACACCCACCTG gtcACGGTAACAGAAGAATCTCAAAGTCAGCTCAACGTCTGCCGCAGCCCCACAG AGCTGAAGAATAAAAACTCCCCCAGATCCAACCTGAAGTTTCGCTTTGACAAGTTGAGTCACTCTGCAGCGGTAAGTCAG GGTCACtaa
- the rap1gap2b gene encoding rap1 GTPase-activating protein 2b isoform X9, whose protein sequence is MKSANFFDTMERMEQVPEAAEMRTVPQRQKDDYIPYPRIEEVLERGGPYPQVILPEFGGYWIEDPEAPPPTPPPTSTEIKEGEEKEGELRREDEQLLEDYGYQLEEISEAVRAYRKHFLGREHLNFSCTSSGLGNLLLSVRHEEEKEQESLHVIIRSRSKSVYHRLSLTELPDIPSVPELAKLLCEEAVGLRFSPVLYPKASQLIVNYDEHEVNNTFKFGVIYQRFGQVSEEELFSNNEETPGFQDFLQLLGDTVELQDFKGFRGGLDVSHGQTGSQSVYTLHRQQEIMFHVSTKLPFTEGDAQQLQRKRHIGNDIVAVVFQEEATPFVPDMIASNFLHAFILVQVEEPCSDSTSYKVSVTAREDVPLFGPPLPNPAVFRKGREFREFLLTKLINAELASYKSDRFARLEERTRAALLDSLHDDLQRRSQCMLGLTSEEEGRAENGHAHGGLLESIKRAMRGRSVSMETMSRGGANLPTSLSGGGLAHISAEFNVKSPVKRRSGLFPRLLSVDSQTDRHNPKSLLSEQRSFDSCHQTLEVKSEVPSNPSSPEVGQRDRIHTKKESGKISRSTSSSCSFSVPGDDTHLVTVTEESQSQLNVCRSPTELKNKNSPRSNLKFRFDKLSHSAAVSQGH, encoded by the exons CAGGTGCCAGAAGCTGCTGAGATGAGGACAGTCCCTCAAAGACAGAAG GATGATTATATTCCTTATCCAAGGATTGAGGAG gtgctAGAGCGAGGCGGACCATATCCTCAGGTCATCCTACCTGAGTTTGGTGGGTACTGGATCGAGGATCCTGAggctcctccccccacacctcctcccacctccacgGAAAtcaaagagggggaggagaaagaaggagaaCTGAGAAGAGAAGATGAACAGCTACTAGAGGATTATGGCTATCAGTTGGAGGAGATTAGCGAGGCTGTGCGAGCGTACAGAAAGCACTTCTTAGGCAGG gaACATTTAAACTTCTCTTGCACATCTAGTGGTCTGGGAAACCTGCTGTTGTCTGTGAGGcatgaagaggagaaggagcaggagtcTCTCCACGTCATTATTAG GTCTCGTTCGAAAAGTGTCTACCACAGATTGTCATTAACAGAGTTGCCTGACATTCCCAGTGTGCCAGAATTAGCTAAG TTGCTTTGTGAAGAAGCTGTGGGTCTGCGTTTCAGTCCTGTCCTCTACCCAAAG GCATCTCAGCTAATAGTGAACTACGATGAGCACGAGGTCAACAACACCTTCAAATTTGGGGTCATTTACCAAAGATTTGGTCAG GTGTCTGAAGAAGAGCTGTTCAGTAACAATGAAGAAACGCCTGGTTTCCAGGACTTCCTGCAGCTGTTGGGAGACAcggtggagctgcaggacttCAAGGG TTTTCGAGGAGGTCTGGATGTGTCACATGGTCAAACTGGTTCCCAGTCTGTCTACACCCTGCACAGACAGCAGGAGATCATGTTCCACGTGTCTACCAAGCTGCCCTTCACTGAGGGAGATGCACAGCAG ctgcagaggaaacggCACATAGGAAATGATATCGTAGCAGTTGTGTTCCAGGAAGAGGCCACACCTTTTGTCCCTGACATGATCGCTTCCAACTTCTTACATGCCTTCATCCTCGTGCAAGTGGAAGAGCCCTGTTCAGACAGCACCAGCTACAAG GTGTCGGTCACAGCACGGGAAGATGTGCCTCTGTTTGGACCACCTCTTCCAAATCCAGCTGTTTTTAGAAAG GGTCGGGAATTCAGAGAGTTTCTTCTGACTAAACTAATCAACGCAGAGCTCGCCTCTTACAAGAGTGACCGCTTCGCTCGGCTAGAG gaacgTACCCGAGCTGCCCTGCTGGACAGCCTCCATGACGACCTGCAGAGACGTtcccagtgcatgctgggattgacatcagaggaggaggggcgggCAGAGAATGGACATGCACATGGAGGTCTGCTGGAATCCATTAAG AGGGCCATGCGGGGGCGGAgcgtctccatggagaccatGTCACGGGGTGGAGCCAATCTGCCCACCAGTCTCAGTGGGGGGGGTCTGGCCCATATTAGTGCTGAG TTCAATGTCAAGTCCCCTGTAAAGAGACGTTCGGGGCTGTTTCCCCGTCTCCTGAGTGTTGACAgtcaaacagacagacacaaccccAAGAG ccTACTCAGTGAGCAGAGGAGTTTTGACTCCTGCCACCAGACCTTGGAGGTGAAGTCAGAGGTGCCGTCCAATCCCAGCTCTCCAGAGGTGGGACAACGGGACAG GATCCACACGAAGAAGGAGAGCGGCAAAATTTCCAGATCGActtccagcagctgcagtttcAGTGTCCCTGGTGACGACACCCACCTG gtcACGGTAACAGAAGAATCTCAAAGTCAGCTCAACGTCTGCCGCAGCCCCACAG AGCTGAAGAATAAAAACTCCCCCAGATCCAACCTGAAGTTTCGCTTTGACAAGTTGAGTCACTCTGCAGCGGTAAGTCAG GGTCACtaa
- the rap1gap2b gene encoding rap1 GTPase-activating protein 2b isoform X3, producing MPHDHCKQELLAISNVPIADCPPSPPRTAPPTMKSANFFDTMERMEQVPEAAEMRTVPQRQKDDYIPYPRIEEVLERGGPYPQVILPEFGGYWIEDPEAPPPTPPPTSTEIKEGEEKEGELRREDEQLLEDYGYQLEEISEAVRAYRKHFLGREHLNFSCTSSGLGNLLLSVRHEEEKEQESLHVIIRSRSKSVYHRLSLTELPDIPSVPELAKLLCEEAVGLRFSPVLYPKASQLIVNYDEHEVNNTFKFGVIYQRFGQVSEEELFSNNEETPGFQDFLQLLGDTVELQDFKGFRGGLDVSHGQTGSQSVYTLHRQQEIMFHVSTKLPFTEGDAQQLQRKRHIGNDIVAVVFQEEATPFVPDMIASNFLHAFILVQVEEPCSDSTSYKVSVTAREDVPLFGPPLPNPAVFRKGREFREFLLTKLINAELASYKSDRFARLEERTRAALLDSLHDDLQRRSQCMLGLTSEEEGRAENGHAHGGLLESIKRAMRGRSVSMETMSRGGANLPTSLSGGGLAHISAEFNVKSPVKRRSGLFPRLLSVDSQTDRHNPKSLLSEQRSFDSCHQTLEVKSEVPSNPSSPEVGQRDRIHTKKESGKISRSTSSSCSFSVPGDDTHLVTVTEESQSQLNVCRSPTELKNKNSPRSNLKFRFDKLSHSAAGH from the exons CAGGTGCCAGAAGCTGCTGAGATGAGGACAGTCCCTCAAAGACAGAAG GATGATTATATTCCTTATCCAAGGATTGAGGAG gtgctAGAGCGAGGCGGACCATATCCTCAGGTCATCCTACCTGAGTTTGGTGGGTACTGGATCGAGGATCCTGAggctcctccccccacacctcctcccacctccacgGAAAtcaaagagggggaggagaaagaaggagaaCTGAGAAGAGAAGATGAACAGCTACTAGAGGATTATGGCTATCAGTTGGAGGAGATTAGCGAGGCTGTGCGAGCGTACAGAAAGCACTTCTTAGGCAGG gaACATTTAAACTTCTCTTGCACATCTAGTGGTCTGGGAAACCTGCTGTTGTCTGTGAGGcatgaagaggagaaggagcaggagtcTCTCCACGTCATTATTAG GTCTCGTTCGAAAAGTGTCTACCACAGATTGTCATTAACAGAGTTGCCTGACATTCCCAGTGTGCCAGAATTAGCTAAG TTGCTTTGTGAAGAAGCTGTGGGTCTGCGTTTCAGTCCTGTCCTCTACCCAAAG GCATCTCAGCTAATAGTGAACTACGATGAGCACGAGGTCAACAACACCTTCAAATTTGGGGTCATTTACCAAAGATTTGGTCAG GTGTCTGAAGAAGAGCTGTTCAGTAACAATGAAGAAACGCCTGGTTTCCAGGACTTCCTGCAGCTGTTGGGAGACAcggtggagctgcaggacttCAAGGG TTTTCGAGGAGGTCTGGATGTGTCACATGGTCAAACTGGTTCCCAGTCTGTCTACACCCTGCACAGACAGCAGGAGATCATGTTCCACGTGTCTACCAAGCTGCCCTTCACTGAGGGAGATGCACAGCAG ctgcagaggaaacggCACATAGGAAATGATATCGTAGCAGTTGTGTTCCAGGAAGAGGCCACACCTTTTGTCCCTGACATGATCGCTTCCAACTTCTTACATGCCTTCATCCTCGTGCAAGTGGAAGAGCCCTGTTCAGACAGCACCAGCTACAAG GTGTCGGTCACAGCACGGGAAGATGTGCCTCTGTTTGGACCACCTCTTCCAAATCCAGCTGTTTTTAGAAAG GGTCGGGAATTCAGAGAGTTTCTTCTGACTAAACTAATCAACGCAGAGCTCGCCTCTTACAAGAGTGACCGCTTCGCTCGGCTAGAG gaacgTACCCGAGCTGCCCTGCTGGACAGCCTCCATGACGACCTGCAGAGACGTtcccagtgcatgctgggattgacatcagaggaggaggggcgggCAGAGAATGGACATGCACATGGAGGTCTGCTGGAATCCATTAAG AGGGCCATGCGGGGGCGGAgcgtctccatggagaccatGTCACGGGGTGGAGCCAATCTGCCCACCAGTCTCAGTGGGGGGGGTCTGGCCCATATTAGTGCTGAG TTCAATGTCAAGTCCCCTGTAAAGAGACGTTCGGGGCTGTTTCCCCGTCTCCTGAGTGTTGACAgtcaaacagacagacacaaccccAAGAG ccTACTCAGTGAGCAGAGGAGTTTTGACTCCTGCCACCAGACCTTGGAGGTGAAGTCAGAGGTGCCGTCCAATCCCAGCTCTCCAGAGGTGGGACAACGGGACAG GATCCACACGAAGAAGGAGAGCGGCAAAATTTCCAGATCGActtccagcagctgcagtttcAGTGTCCCTGGTGACGACACCCACCTG gtcACGGTAACAGAAGAATCTCAAAGTCAGCTCAACGTCTGCCGCAGCCCCACAG AGCTGAAGAATAAAAACTCCCCCAGATCCAACCTGAAGTTTCGCTTTGACAAGTTGAGTCACTCTGCAGCG GGTCACtaa
- the rap1gap2b gene encoding rap1 GTPase-activating protein 2b isoform X1, translated as MPHDHCKQELLAISNVPIADCPPSPPRTAPPTMKSANFFDTMERMEQVPEAAEMRTVPQRQKDDYIPYPRIEEVLERGGPYPQVILPEFGGYWIEDPEAPPPTPPPTSTEIKEGEEKEGELRREDEQLLEDYGYQLEEISEAVRAYRKHFLGREHLNFSCTSSGLGNLLLSVRHEEEKEQESLHVIIRSRSKSVYHRLSLTELPDIPSVPELAKLLCEEAVGLRFSPVLYPKASQLIVNYDEHEVNNTFKFGVIYQRFGQVSEEELFSNNEETPGFQDFLQLLGDTVELQDFKGFRGGLDVSHGQTGSQSVYTLHRQQEIMFHVSTKLPFTEGDAQQLQRKRHIGNDIVAVVFQEEATPFVPDMIASNFLHAFILVQVEEPCSDSTSYKVSVTAREDVPLFGPPLPNPAVFRKGREFREFLLTKLINAELASYKSDRFARLEERTRAALLDSLHDDLQRRSQCMLGLTSEEEGRAENGHAHGGLLESIKRAMRGRSVSMETMSRGGANLPTSLSGGGLAHISAEFNVKSPVKRRSGLFPRLLSVDSQTDRHNPKSLLSEQRSFDSCHQTLEVKSEVPSNPSSPEVGQRDRIHTKKESGKISRSTSSSCSFSVPGDDTHLVTVTEESQSQLNVCRSPTELKNKNSPRSNLKFRFDKLSHSAAVSQGH; from the exons CAGGTGCCAGAAGCTGCTGAGATGAGGACAGTCCCTCAAAGACAGAAG GATGATTATATTCCTTATCCAAGGATTGAGGAG gtgctAGAGCGAGGCGGACCATATCCTCAGGTCATCCTACCTGAGTTTGGTGGGTACTGGATCGAGGATCCTGAggctcctccccccacacctcctcccacctccacgGAAAtcaaagagggggaggagaaagaaggagaaCTGAGAAGAGAAGATGAACAGCTACTAGAGGATTATGGCTATCAGTTGGAGGAGATTAGCGAGGCTGTGCGAGCGTACAGAAAGCACTTCTTAGGCAGG gaACATTTAAACTTCTCTTGCACATCTAGTGGTCTGGGAAACCTGCTGTTGTCTGTGAGGcatgaagaggagaaggagcaggagtcTCTCCACGTCATTATTAG GTCTCGTTCGAAAAGTGTCTACCACAGATTGTCATTAACAGAGTTGCCTGACATTCCCAGTGTGCCAGAATTAGCTAAG TTGCTTTGTGAAGAAGCTGTGGGTCTGCGTTTCAGTCCTGTCCTCTACCCAAAG GCATCTCAGCTAATAGTGAACTACGATGAGCACGAGGTCAACAACACCTTCAAATTTGGGGTCATTTACCAAAGATTTGGTCAG GTGTCTGAAGAAGAGCTGTTCAGTAACAATGAAGAAACGCCTGGTTTCCAGGACTTCCTGCAGCTGTTGGGAGACAcggtggagctgcaggacttCAAGGG TTTTCGAGGAGGTCTGGATGTGTCACATGGTCAAACTGGTTCCCAGTCTGTCTACACCCTGCACAGACAGCAGGAGATCATGTTCCACGTGTCTACCAAGCTGCCCTTCACTGAGGGAGATGCACAGCAG ctgcagaggaaacggCACATAGGAAATGATATCGTAGCAGTTGTGTTCCAGGAAGAGGCCACACCTTTTGTCCCTGACATGATCGCTTCCAACTTCTTACATGCCTTCATCCTCGTGCAAGTGGAAGAGCCCTGTTCAGACAGCACCAGCTACAAG GTGTCGGTCACAGCACGGGAAGATGTGCCTCTGTTTGGACCACCTCTTCCAAATCCAGCTGTTTTTAGAAAG GGTCGGGAATTCAGAGAGTTTCTTCTGACTAAACTAATCAACGCAGAGCTCGCCTCTTACAAGAGTGACCGCTTCGCTCGGCTAGAG gaacgTACCCGAGCTGCCCTGCTGGACAGCCTCCATGACGACCTGCAGAGACGTtcccagtgcatgctgggattgacatcagaggaggaggggcgggCAGAGAATGGACATGCACATGGAGGTCTGCTGGAATCCATTAAG AGGGCCATGCGGGGGCGGAgcgtctccatggagaccatGTCACGGGGTGGAGCCAATCTGCCCACCAGTCTCAGTGGGGGGGGTCTGGCCCATATTAGTGCTGAG TTCAATGTCAAGTCCCCTGTAAAGAGACGTTCGGGGCTGTTTCCCCGTCTCCTGAGTGTTGACAgtcaaacagacagacacaaccccAAGAG ccTACTCAGTGAGCAGAGGAGTTTTGACTCCTGCCACCAGACCTTGGAGGTGAAGTCAGAGGTGCCGTCCAATCCCAGCTCTCCAGAGGTGGGACAACGGGACAG GATCCACACGAAGAAGGAGAGCGGCAAAATTTCCAGATCGActtccagcagctgcagtttcAGTGTCCCTGGTGACGACACCCACCTG gtcACGGTAACAGAAGAATCTCAAAGTCAGCTCAACGTCTGCCGCAGCCCCACAG AGCTGAAGAATAAAAACTCCCCCAGATCCAACCTGAAGTTTCGCTTTGACAAGTTGAGTCACTCTGCAGCGGTAAGTCAG GGTCACtaa